Proteins from one Rhizoctonia solani chromosome 5, complete sequence genomic window:
- a CDS encoding ABC transporter transmembrane region, whose amino-acid sequence MSDDEKRHSADHSTVAVDDKPQSQPKRKLFGGSKKSASDKEKAKEVEKAAEAANTTPMIAPVGFTELFRFSTPFELTLDAIGLVAAAAAGAAQPLMSLLFGRLTQDFVDFTIAINNGSDQIETARRAFEKNAANNAMYLVFIGIGIFVCTFVYMYFWIYTGEVNSKRIRERYLQAVLRQDIAYFDNLGAGEVATRIQTDTHLVQQGMSEKVPLIVSYLGAFFTGFILAYIRSWRLALAVSSILPCIAITGAIMNKFVSTYMQLSLESVSAGGGSLAEEVISTIRTAHAFGTQMTLAERYDVFINKAYMFDNKAAVIQGCGLGVFFFVIYGAYGLAFNFGTTLILQGHASAGTVVNVFIAILIGSFSLAMLAPEQQAVSHARGAAAKLFQTIDRVPPIDSLSDAGLKPEKPGPGKIELRNVKFDYPSRPDVRILKDLTLTFEAGKTAALVGASGSGKSTIIALIERFYDPLSGSVLLDGVDLKQLNVRWLRSQIGLVSQEPTLFATTIEENVAHGLVGGKYDHVIRGCERGEEEALKERRRLVVEACERANARDFIERLPEAWKTMVGERGFLLSGGQKQRIAIARAIVSDPKVLLLDEATSALDTQSEGIVQNALDKAAAGRTTITIAHRLSTIKDADQIYVMGDGMVLEQGTHNELLRNADGHYAALVEAQKLREEESKGQTAKQFDSDNEDDAKTAPVDPSSEKASLPAEDMEPLKRTTTGTRSLASEILSAREKGDGKRYGNKDHSFTYLFKRMGLINRDSWKLYVWGCLAAIVTGLVYPVMGIVYSQAIVGFSDRDRAKVRRSGDRNALWFFIIAIVSAISIAIQNLVFDIGWFDEDKHSTGALTSTLSDNPQKVNGLAGVTLGAIVQSIACLIGGSVIGLAYGWKLALVAIACIPLVVSTGYIRLRVVVLKDQSNKAAHEESAQVACEAAGSIKTVASLTREKDCCDNYSRSLEVDDLFVIALVFWYGSKLVGSQEYSTNAFFICLMSTTFGSIQAGNVFMFVPDMSSAKGAANDIINLLDSRPEIDAESTEGKPMPNAVGRVVLDDIHFRYPTRPGVRVLRNLNLVVEPGTYIALVGASGSGKSTVIQLIERFYDPLAGKVTLDGQDISELNVQEYRKHIALVSQEPTLYSGTIRFNILLGANKPHDQVTQAEIEQACRDANILDFINGLPQGFDTEVGGKGSQLSGGQKQRIAIARALLRNPKVLLLDEATSALDSTSEKVVQAALDNAAKGRTTIAIAHRLSTIQNADRIYYIKDGKVAEAGTHDELLALRGGYFELVQLQGLSATN is encoded by the exons ATGTCTGACGACGAAAAGCGCCATAGCGCTGACCACAGTACTGTGGCAGTCGATGACAAGCCTCAATCCCAGCCCAAGCGCAAACTGTTTGGTGGGTCCAAGAAGAGTGCGTCTGACAAGGAGAAAGCGAAGGAGGTAGAGAAGGCAGCCGAGGCAGCCAATACGACTCCTATGATCGCGCCTGTCGGATTCACCGAACTCTTTCGATTCTCCACTCCCTTTGAGCTCACTCTCGATGCGATTGGCTTAGTTGCAGCTGCGGCCGCTG GTGCTGCCCAACCTCTCATGTCCCTACTCTTTGGCCGTCTTACACAGGATTTTGTCGATTTCACCATAGCCATCAATAACGGAAGCGACCAAATCGAGACCGCCAGGCGTGCATTTGAGAAAAATGCGGCCAACAATGCGATGTACCTTGTGTTTATCG GTATCGGCATATTTGTTTGCACGTTTGTTTACATGTACTTTTGGATCTATACCGGCGAGGTCAATTCGAAGCGCATCCGTGAACGCTATCTTCAAGCAGTCCTACGCCAGGATATTGCTTACTTTGACAATCTTGGCGCTGGTGAAGTAGCTACCCGCATTCAGACCGATACCCACTTGGTTCAGCAAGGCATGTCAGAAAAGGTGCCGCTTATTGTTAGCTACCTTGGTGCTTTCTTCACCGGTTTTATCT TGGCATATATTCGTTCTTGGCGTCTTGCCCTTGCCGTATCGTCCATTTTGCCATGCATCGCGATCACCGGGGCCATTATGAACAAGTTTGTTTCTACCTACATGCAGCTTTCTCTGGAGTCTGTTAGTGCAGGCGGAGGATCATTGGCAGAAGAGGTTATCTCTACCATTCGCACAGCACATGCGTTTGGCACTCAGATGACTTTAGCCGAACGCTACGATGTCTTTATCAACAAGGCATATATGTTCGACAACAAGGCGGCCGTTATCCAGGGCTGCGGCTTGGGTGTATTTTTCTTCGTTATTTACGGTGCCTATGGCTTGGCATTCAACTTTGGCACAACGCTCATCCTTCAGGGACATG cctcagCCGGTACCGTGGTCAACGTATTCATTGCAATCTTGATCGGTTCTTTCTCTTTGGCTATGCTTGCTCCCGAACAACAGGCCGTTTCTCATGCCCGCGGTGCAGCTGCCAAACTATTCCAAACCATTGACCGTGTTCCTCCCATCGATTCACTCTCTGATGCCGGCCTCAAGCCTGAGAAGCCTGGTCCCGGAAAGATCGAGCTCCGCAACGTCAAGTTTGATTACCCATCCCGTCCTGATGTCCGTATCCTCAAGGATCTTACTCTTACCTTCGAGGCTGGCAAGACTGCTGCTCTCGTTGGTGCTTCTGGCTCAGGCAAGAGTACCATCATTGCTTTGATCGAGCGCTTCTACGATCCTCTTTCTGGTAGCGTTCTGCTAGATGGTGTTGACCTGAAGCAGCTCAACGTTCGCTGGCTCCGCTCTCAGATTGGTCTCGTTTCTCAGGAACCTACTCTTTTCGCAACTACTATTGAAGAGAACGTCGCTCATGGTCTTGTCGGTGGCAAGTACGATCACGTCATCCGCGGTTGCGAACGTGGTGAGGAGGAAGCTCTCAAGGAGCGACGCCGCTTGGTTGTCGAAGCATGCGAGCGCGCCAACGCTAGGGACTTTATCGAGCGTCTTCCTGAAGCTTGGAAGACCATGGTCGGCGAACGCGGGTTCTTGCTTAGCGGTGGCCAAAAGCAACGTATTGCGATTGCTCGTGCTATTGTCTCTGATCCCAAGGTCCTGCTCCTCGACGAGGCTACCTCTGCTCTCGATACTCAATCCGAAGGAATCGTTCAAAACGCCCTCGACAAGGCTGCTGCTGGACGCACGACTATTACGATTGCCCATCGCCTGTCAACGATCAAGGATGCTGACCAGATTTATGTCATGGGTGACGGAAT GGTTCTCGAACAAGGCACACACAACGAACTTTTGCGCAATGCTGACGGCCACTATGCGGCTCTTGTCGAGGCGCAGAAGCTGCGTGAGGAGGAATCCAAGGGGCAAACTGCCAAACAATTCGACTCGGATAACGAGGATGATGCCAAGACCGCACCCGTCGACCCCAGCTCCGAAAAGGCCAGTCTTCCCGCCGAAGACATGGAACCTCTTAAGCGCACCACAACTGGTACCCGCTCGCTCGCCTCGGAGATTTTGTCGGCACGCGAAAAGGGGGATGGCAAGCGCTATGGAAACAAGGACCACAGCTTCACTTATCTGTTCAAACGTATGGGCCTCATCAACCGTGATAGCTGGAAACTTTACGTCTGGGGATGCCTGGCTGCGATCGTAACCGGCCTGGTTTACCCTGTGATGGGTATCGTATATTCGCAGGCCATTGTCGGATTCTCCGACCGCGACCGGGCCAAAGTTCGTCGCTCGGGTGACCGCAATGCGctctggttcttcattattGCGATTGTCTCGGCTATCTCCATTGCTATCCAGAACTTGGTCTTTG ACATTGGTTGGTTTGACGAGGACAAGCACTCG ACTGGTGCTCTTACTTCCACGCTCTCCGACAACCCTCAAAAGGTGAACGGACTGGCAGGTGTTACCCTCGGTGCTATAGTCCAAAGCATTGCTTGCTTGATCGGTGGTTCCGTCATCGGTCTTGCCTATGGCTGGAAGCTCGCTCTCGTTGCCATCGCCTGTATCCCGCTCGTCGTGTCGACCGGTTATATTCGTCTCCGTGTTGTCGTGCTCAAGGATCAGTCGAACAAGGCCGCCCACGAAGAGTCTGCTCAAGTTGCATGCGAAGCTGCTGGTTCCATCAAGACTGTTGCTTCCCTTACCCGCGAAAAGGATTGCTGCGACAACTACAGCCGATCGCTTGAAG TCGATGACCTTTTTGTTATCGCGCTTGTGTTCTGGTACGGTTCCAAGTTGGTTGGTTCTCAAGAGTATTCGACCAATGCGTTCTTCATTTGCTTGATG AGTACCACCTTCGGTTCTATCCAAGCCGGTAACGTTTTCATGTTCGTGCCGGATATGTCCTCTGCCAAGGGTGCTGCCAACGATATCATCAACCTGCTCGACTCTCGTCCTGAAATCGATGCCGAGTCGACCGAAGGCAAGCCAATGCCCAACGCCGTTGGTCGTGTTGTCCTCGATGATATCCACTTCCGTTACCCCACTCGTCCTGGTGTTCGTGTTCTCCGCAACCTAAACCTCGTTGTAGAGCCTGGCACATATATTGCTCTCGTCGGTGCTTCCGGAAGCGGCAAGTCGACCGTCATTCAACTCATCGAGCGCTTCTACGATCCTCTCGCTGGCAAAGTCACTCTCGACGGGCAAGACATCTCCGAGCTGAACGTTCAAGAGTACCGCAAGCACATCGCCCTTGTCTCCCAGGAGCCCACTCTCTACTCTGGTACTATCAGGTTCAACATTCTTCTGGGCGCCAACAAACCCCACGATCAAGTCACCCAGGCCGAGATCGAGCAAGCTTGCAGGGACGCAAATATTCTTGACTTTATCAACGGTCTTCCCCAGGGCTTTGATACCGAGGTCGGTGGAAAGGGCAGTCAGCTTTCCGGTGGTCAGAAGCAACGTATTGCCATTGCTCGTGCTTTGCTTCGCAACCCCAAGGTCCTTTTGCTCGATGAGgctacctctgcattggacTCGACTTCCGAGAAGGTTGTACAGGCTGCTCTCGACAACGCCGCCAAGGGACGCACGACGATCGCTATTGCTCATCGTTTGTCGACTATTCAAAACGCTGACAGGAT TTACTACATCAAAGATGGCAAGGTCGCCGAAGCCGGCACCCATGACGAGCTCTTGGCACTTCGTGGTGGATACTTCGAATTGGTGCAATTGCAAGGATTGAGCGCGACGAACTAA